Proteins from one Streptomyces roseifaciens genomic window:
- a CDS encoding cytochrome P450 family protein, with the protein MDTADSTGTTGTAALPRPFDAAFFADPHPVHARLRAAGPVHRIALPDGSPVWLVTREADVRAALTDPRLSVNKAHSGTGFKGFALPPALDANLLNIDAADHLRLRRLVSQGFTPRRVAELNGRVQAAADRLAGALAARIAADGSADLVAEFAAPLPLTVIGDLFCVPEAGRKPFAADVTTMFAPEHPARAGEAVERIHRFLLDLVAARRAAPGDDLLSALIAARDEGDRLGEDELVSLAFLVLMAGTENTQHLISGGLLTLLGHPGQLDEVRADPALWPGAVEELLRHGHPNQMAVRRFPVEPVAIGGVLIPQGDTVLLCLASAHRDPARYPDPDRFDIHREDKAHLALGQGMHYCLGAALARMEIRIALATLLRRLPGIALAVPAGALRWRPSFRSHALTELPVTVAGLQGPAGRRGR; encoded by the coding sequence ATGGACACCGCCGACAGCACCGGTACCACCGGCACCGCCGCCCTCCCGCGCCCGTTCGACGCCGCGTTCTTCGCCGACCCCCACCCCGTCCACGCGCGCCTGCGGGCGGCGGGCCCCGTGCACCGGATCGCCCTTCCCGACGGCTCGCCCGTCTGGCTCGTCACCCGCGAGGCCGACGTGCGGGCCGCCCTCACCGACCCGCGGCTGTCGGTGAACAAGGCGCACTCCGGCACCGGTTTCAAGGGCTTCGCCCTGCCGCCCGCCCTGGACGCCAACCTGCTCAACATCGACGCGGCCGACCACCTGAGGCTGCGCCGCCTGGTCTCCCAGGGCTTCACGCCGCGGCGCGTGGCGGAGCTGAACGGGCGCGTCCAGGCCGCGGCGGACCGGCTCGCCGGTGCGCTCGCCGCGCGCATCGCCGCGGACGGAAGCGCCGACCTGGTCGCGGAGTTCGCCGCACCGCTGCCGCTGACCGTCATCGGCGACCTCTTCTGCGTGCCGGAGGCCGGAAGGAAGCCGTTCGCCGCGGACGTGACCACCATGTTCGCGCCCGAGCACCCGGCCCGGGCCGGGGAGGCGGTGGAGCGCATCCACCGCTTCCTGCTGGACCTGGTCGCGGCGCGCAGGGCCGCGCCCGGGGACGACCTGCTGTCCGCTCTGATCGCCGCGCGCGACGAGGGCGACCGGCTCGGCGAGGACGAACTGGTCTCCCTCGCCTTCCTCGTCCTCATGGCGGGCACCGAGAACACCCAGCACCTGATCAGCGGCGGTCTGCTGACCCTGCTCGGGCACCCCGGCCAGCTGGACGAGGTGCGCGCGGACCCGGCGCTGTGGCCGGGCGCCGTCGAGGAGCTGCTGCGTCACGGCCACCCCAATCAGATGGCCGTCCGGCGCTTCCCGGTCGAACCGGTCGCGATCGGGGGCGTCCTGATACCGCAGGGCGACACCGTGCTGCTCTGCCTCGCCTCGGCCCACCGGGATCCGGCCCGTTACCCGGATCCGGACCGCTTCGACATCCACCGCGAGGACAAGGCCCACCTGGCGCTCGGCCAGGGCATGCACTACTGCCTGGGCGCCGCGCTGGCCCGGATGGAGATCCGGATCGCCCTGGCCACGCTGCTGCGCCGCCTGCCGGGCATCGCGCTCGCCGTGCCCGCCGGCGCGCTGCGGTGGCGGCCTTCCTTCCGGTCGCACGCGCTGACGGAGCTTCCGGTCACGGTTGCGGGGCTGCAGGGTCCGGCGGGACGGCGCGGGCGATGA